The following coding sequences are from one Mesorhizobium onobrychidis window:
- a CDS encoding ABC transporter permease: MLQTIIDVQRDIYLAFAGHIKTFAQDGNWGALAAFLPMGIVFGAVHAMTPGHSKSVLATYLAGSSAGLGRSLIVSLALSFTHVAVAVLIALLALPLVSVALGTVGRAPLLEDLSRSLLGAIGLWMVWRALRHAVHAHGDREGVAVGIMAGLIPCPLTLFAMTFAMIRSVPEAGIAFAVAMMAGVAFTLSAVALVTVFFCSQLISLLKSRPKLVAVVTRSVEAVAGAVLVAVALHGIL; the protein is encoded by the coding sequence ATGCTGCAGACGATCATCGATGTTCAACGCGACATTTATCTGGCCTTCGCCGGGCACATAAAGACGTTCGCCCAAGACGGCAATTGGGGGGCACTCGCGGCCTTCTTGCCGATGGGCATCGTGTTCGGGGCGGTCCATGCGATGACGCCCGGACATTCCAAGTCGGTGCTTGCCACGTACCTCGCCGGATCATCGGCCGGACTGGGGCGCAGCCTGATAGTGTCCCTTGCACTCTCCTTCACGCACGTCGCCGTGGCGGTGCTGATCGCGCTCCTGGCGCTGCCGCTCGTGTCAGTCGCGCTGGGAACCGTCGGCCGTGCGCCATTGCTGGAAGATTTGAGCCGAAGCTTGCTCGGCGCGATAGGGCTCTGGATGGTGTGGCGGGCGCTCCGGCACGCGGTTCACGCCCATGGTGACCGGGAAGGTGTGGCGGTTGGCATCATGGCAGGCCTAATCCCCTGCCCGCTGACGCTTTTCGCTATGACATTCGCCATGATACGCAGCGTACCGGAAGCAGGCATCGCGTTCGCCGTAGCGATGATGGCAGGGGTCGCGTTCACCCTCTCGGCCGTCGCCCTTGTCACGGTGTTCTTCTGCAGCCAGCTGATCAGTCTGCTGAAATCGCGTCCGAAACTCGTCGCGGTCGTGACCCGCTCGGTCGAAGCGGTCGCCGGCGCAGTCCTTGTCGCCGTTGCCCTCCATGGAATCCTGTGA
- a CDS encoding VOC family protein: MAIDFNHTILPARNSEASAKFLAEMLGLPAPRRWGPFQMVTTENGANLDYMDTDAEITPQHYAFLVSEAEFDEIFGRIRERNLPYWADPGWTQLGEINHHDGGRGVYFEDPNGHLLEIITRQYGSGGWNP, translated from the coding sequence ATGGCTATCGATTTCAACCACACAATCCTGCCGGCCCGCAACAGCGAGGCGTCGGCAAAATTCTTGGCGGAAATGCTTGGCCTTCCAGCCCCGAGGCGCTGGGGACCCTTCCAGATGGTCACGACCGAAAACGGTGCCAACCTCGACTACATGGATACCGACGCCGAAATCACGCCGCAGCATTACGCCTTCCTGGTCAGCGAAGCCGAGTTCGACGAGATCTTCGGTAGGATTCGTGAACGGAACCTCCCGTACTGGGCTGACCCTGGCTGGACGCAGTTGGGCGAGATCAACCACCACGACGGCGGCCGCGGCGTTTATTTCGAGGACCCGAACGGTCATCTTCTCGAAATCATTACCCGTCAGTACGGCAGCGGCGGATGGAACCCGTGA
- a CDS encoding histidine phosphatase family protein, translating to MLRHAAAPGSGDPHGFRLGDCSTQRNLSEEGRAQSRAIGDLFRANGISSAAVYSSKWCRCLDTARLLGIGEVVPLELLNSFFGNSSAAEERTAALLAWLRGQRFGGPAILVTHQVNITSLTGEVPDSGEMIVARIHEAEPVQVIGRVATPA from the coding sequence GTGCTGCGCCATGCCGCAGCCCCAGGCTCCGGCGATCCGCATGGCTTCAGGCTCGGTGATTGCAGCACCCAGCGGAATCTGTCGGAAGAAGGTCGTGCGCAGTCCCGCGCGATCGGCGACCTGTTCCGTGCAAATGGCATCTCGTCGGCAGCCGTCTATTCGAGCAAGTGGTGTCGTTGCCTCGATACCGCTCGCCTGCTCGGGATCGGCGAAGTTGTGCCTCTTGAGCTGCTCAATTCATTCTTTGGCAACAGTTCGGCCGCAGAGGAGCGCACCGCTGCCCTTTTGGCCTGGCTTCGCGGGCAGCGTTTCGGCGGACCCGCCATCCTTGTCACGCATCAGGTCAACATCACCAGCTTGACCGGCGAGGTGCCGGATAGCGGCGAAATGATCGTCGCCCGTATTCATGAGGCTGAGCCCGTGCAGGTCATCGGGCGTGTTGCCACGCCGGCTTGA
- a CDS encoding MFS transporter gives MQSFSTFVVNNVRWLLGAFLLTLVSSFGQTFFIALSNGGIRETFGLSHGEFGGLYMLATLLSAATLPFLGRPLDRYSTVTMAIAAMLMLACATIAMGFAGSLPTLLLALYLLRLFGQGMMTQTALTATGRWFAANRGRAVSVVTLGFHVGGALLPFLFVLVAGLVGWRGSWFVCAAFILVVALPLVCALVWKERNPQSAAQPRAQRAVKHWTRAEVLRDPTFYAICLGVLAPAFVGTTIFFHQVYLTELRSWPLQLFASGFAVLSATTMAFALLAGWLIDRLSAVQLLPLFLLPLALACFAAAYLTAPFAIFVFMALLGISYGFSSTLEGAMWPEIYGTAHLGAIRSVVVAVMVLASAMGPGITGYLIDAGVDYSLQLALMGVYSLAAAFLMWRVSRRLTRARLAAGIFPAPDRP, from the coding sequence ATGCAGTCCTTCAGTACGTTCGTCGTCAACAATGTCCGCTGGCTCTTGGGCGCCTTTTTGCTGACCCTCGTCTCGTCCTTCGGGCAGACCTTCTTCATCGCCTTGTCGAACGGGGGGATCCGCGAGACGTTCGGGTTGAGTCATGGCGAGTTCGGCGGGCTTTATATGCTGGCAACGCTCCTCAGCGCAGCGACTCTGCCGTTTTTGGGTCGGCCGCTGGACCGGTATTCGACAGTGACCATGGCGATCGCGGCGATGCTCATGCTCGCCTGCGCCACAATCGCGATGGGGTTCGCCGGTTCGCTGCCAACCCTGCTCCTCGCGCTCTACCTGCTGCGCCTTTTCGGGCAGGGCATGATGACCCAGACCGCTTTGACGGCGACAGGCCGCTGGTTCGCCGCGAACCGGGGCCGCGCCGTCTCGGTCGTCACGCTTGGCTTTCATGTTGGCGGCGCTCTGTTGCCTTTCTTGTTCGTCCTCGTGGCCGGCCTCGTCGGCTGGAGGGGAAGTTGGTTCGTCTGCGCAGCCTTCATCCTGGTCGTGGCGTTGCCTCTGGTTTGTGCGCTGGTCTGGAAGGAACGCAATCCGCAGAGCGCGGCCCAGCCGAGGGCGCAACGCGCAGTGAAGCACTGGACGCGGGCGGAAGTCCTGCGCGATCCGACGTTCTACGCCATCTGCCTGGGTGTCCTGGCTCCCGCCTTCGTCGGCACGACCATCTTCTTTCACCAGGTCTACCTAACCGAGCTCCGAAGCTGGCCGCTGCAACTCTTCGCGAGCGGCTTCGCCGTCCTGTCCGCCACGACGATGGCCTTTGCGCTTCTGGCCGGGTGGCTGATCGACCGCCTCTCGGCGGTCCAACTTCTGCCTCTATTCCTTCTGCCGCTGGCGCTGGCGTGCTTCGCGGCTGCCTATCTGACGGCGCCTTTCGCCATCTTCGTCTTCATGGCGCTGCTTGGCATCAGCTACGGCTTCTCCTCGACCTTGGAGGGCGCCATGTGGCCGGAGATCTACGGCACCGCGCATCTCGGCGCGATCCGCTCGGTTGTGGTGGCCGTGATGGTTCTCGCGTCGGCGATGGGTCCCGGCATCACCGGATACCTGATCGACGCCGGCGTCGACTACTCGCTGCAACTGGCCTTGATGGGCGTCTACAGTCTTGCCGCCGCCTTCCTGATGTGGAGGGTATCGCGGAGGCTGACGCGGGCCCGTCTCGCGGCTGGAATCTTTCCAGCTCCTGATCGGCCCTGA
- a CDS encoding ankyrin repeat domain-containing protein, which produces MTESLEAEGARGWSNLLFAAESGDAEAVRAELAAGANINEADGGGWSALHLAALNARTAAVEALIEHPAIDVNSRNKWKSTPLSLASAKGHYASILALVKHPEIEIDARADYYGRTALIEAAKNGHLDVVKLLVENGADVNLTDKTGRNNALIEAIKGRHYEVAGYLLDSRKMNFLNKDMRLNALIWAGSCHNPQLIEKLEVSIHTFFEGK; this is translated from the coding sequence TTGACCGAGAGCTTGGAAGCCGAAGGGGCGAGAGGTTGGTCGAATCTGCTGTTCGCGGCAGAAAGCGGCGATGCGGAGGCCGTTCGAGCGGAGTTGGCGGCCGGCGCCAATATCAACGAGGCGGACGGCGGCGGCTGGTCAGCACTTCATCTCGCAGCCCTCAATGCCCGCACTGCGGCGGTCGAGGCGTTGATCGAACACCCAGCAATCGATGTGAATTCCAGAAACAAATGGAAGAGCACGCCTTTGAGCCTTGCTTCGGCCAAGGGCCACTACGCCTCTATTTTAGCCCTCGTGAAACATCCCGAAATAGAGATCGATGCAAGAGCCGACTACTACGGCAGAACGGCGCTTATTGAAGCAGCAAAGAACGGGCATCTGGATGTCGTTAAGTTGCTTGTCGAGAATGGCGCCGACGTGAATCTTACTGACAAGACCGGAAGAAACAACGCGCTTATCGAGGCTATCAAGGGACGGCACTACGAGGTCGCGGGATACCTGCTTGATTCTCGGAAAATGAACTTTCTCAACAAGGATATGAGACTGAACGCCCTGATCTGGGCTGGAAGCTGCCATAACCCTCAACTCATCGAAAAGCTGGAAGTCTCGATTCATACTTTCTTCGAAGGCAAGTGA
- a CDS encoding winged helix-turn-helix domain-containing tetratricopeptide repeat protein: protein MSQENPEHVLALGSCELDLARGLLLRDGKPVALRSKAFDLLTYLSRNVGRVATKSELMSAVWPDVFVTEDSLTQAVRELRKALQDESQTIIRTVAKRGYVLSLLDAPKPESSGQPSVAVLRFSNEGAPEDTPLVDGFAEDIVNALARFGTVVVLARNSGFAFVSDSASDWRAIGDSLGATYLVRGRATTRADGMRVTVSLITASTGGVLWSDNFSASGGQIFDMQEEIARRVVNRLVARLDDAGIKQATPKPTDSLAAYELLLRGLARLRGYGDDDNEASRSLFQAAVEKDPTYALAHSYIALADLIIGGYAEASPALLGSVIDRAECAVTLAPEEPRCHRVLAQAFLSARRFEAAEHHLQRALDLNPYDADTIAQMGYLLTMRGRPLEALAALDSAIRINPIHPDWYHYDRSIALYSSGDYKAALLSMSKLPLKAPWRLTRLAACHAQLGDLKEAQNIIAEVKRIAPDYSPLEFAQTRIAFEHASDIEHFTAGVAKAFAAYEAGPVGAALPGHRE from the coding sequence ATGTCGCAAGAAAATCCAGAGCACGTTCTGGCACTTGGCAGTTGCGAGCTTGATCTTGCGCGCGGCCTCCTTCTCCGCGACGGGAAACCTGTTGCCCTCCGCTCCAAGGCGTTTGATCTGTTAACCTATCTCAGCAGGAATGTTGGACGTGTCGCGACCAAGTCAGAACTGATGTCAGCGGTGTGGCCTGATGTCTTCGTGACCGAGGACTCACTGACGCAAGCCGTCAGGGAGTTGCGAAAGGCGCTGCAGGACGAAAGCCAAACCATTATCCGCACGGTCGCCAAACGCGGCTACGTCCTCTCTCTTCTCGATGCGCCAAAGCCAGAGAGCTCTGGACAGCCGAGCGTTGCGGTACTGCGCTTCAGCAATGAAGGTGCGCCGGAAGACACCCCTCTGGTTGACGGCTTCGCCGAGGACATTGTCAATGCGTTGGCTCGCTTTGGAACGGTCGTTGTGCTGGCGCGCAATTCCGGATTTGCATTTGTCTCGGATTCCGCTTCCGATTGGCGTGCCATTGGCGACAGCCTTGGCGCAACCTATTTGGTCCGTGGCAGGGCGACGACTCGCGCAGACGGCATGCGGGTCACCGTCAGCCTCATTACCGCCTCGACGGGTGGAGTTCTCTGGAGCGATAATTTTTCTGCGTCTGGCGGCCAGATCTTCGATATGCAGGAAGAAATCGCTCGCCGTGTGGTGAACCGGCTGGTCGCTCGGCTCGACGACGCAGGGATTAAACAAGCAACCCCAAAACCTACGGACAGCTTGGCCGCATACGAACTTCTCCTGCGTGGACTGGCCCGGCTGCGCGGCTATGGTGATGACGACAATGAGGCTTCGCGCAGTCTTTTCCAGGCGGCGGTCGAGAAGGACCCGACCTATGCCTTGGCGCATTCCTACATCGCGCTCGCCGATCTCATTATCGGTGGCTATGCTGAGGCATCCCCAGCGTTGCTTGGTTCAGTGATCGACCGCGCAGAGTGTGCGGTGACCTTGGCGCCGGAAGAGCCACGCTGCCATCGCGTACTCGCCCAGGCTTTCCTCTCAGCCCGTCGGTTCGAAGCAGCCGAACATCACCTTCAACGCGCGCTCGACCTCAATCCGTATGACGCCGATACGATTGCTCAAATGGGATACTTGCTCACGATGAGAGGCAGGCCTCTTGAAGCACTCGCGGCGCTTGACAGTGCGATACGGATCAACCCGATCCATCCTGATTGGTACCATTATGATCGCTCTATCGCGCTTTACTCTTCAGGAGACTACAAGGCCGCGCTCCTTAGCATGTCGAAGCTCCCATTGAAGGCACCCTGGCGGCTGACAAGGCTCGCGGCGTGCCATGCGCAACTCGGCGATCTCAAGGAAGCCCAGAACATTATCGCAGAGGTCAAGCGGATAGCGCCTGACTATTCGCCACTGGAGTTTGCGCAAACCAGGATAGCGTTCGAACATGCGAGCGATATTGAACACTTCACTGCCGGCGTCGCCAAAGCATTTGCAGCATATGAGGCCGGCCCGGTCGGCGCCGCCCTGCCCGGACATCGTGAGTAG
- a CDS encoding ArsR/SmtB family transcription factor yields MVELETRQIDAVFHALGDATRRRMLRDLAGGERTVSQLAEPFAMSLAAASKHIKALENAGLIRREVRGRTHLCRLEPGPLASAHQWLGFYERFWTNRLDVLERLLREEDASKAKDDSRKSPTSKEGDDQ; encoded by the coding sequence ATGGTTGAATTAGAGACACGCCAGATCGACGCGGTTTTTCACGCTCTTGGCGACGCCACCCGCCGGAGGATGCTTCGCGACCTCGCCGGCGGCGAGCGAACGGTGAGCCAGCTCGCCGAACCCTTCGCCATGTCGCTGGCGGCGGCCTCCAAGCACATCAAGGCGCTGGAGAATGCCGGGCTTATTCGTCGAGAGGTGAGGGGCCGCACACATCTTTGCCGCCTCGAACCCGGACCGCTGGCCAGCGCCCACCAATGGCTGGGCTTCTACGAGCGCTTCTGGACCAACCGTCTCGACGTTCTCGAACGCCTCCTTCGCGAGGAGGACGCAAGCAAAGCCAAGGATGATTCCAGGAAATCGCCCACCTCAAAAGAAGGAGACGACCAATGA
- a CDS encoding SRPBCC family protein produces MNQMKNIEAYGELTEPATFTIQRLLPGPIERVWAYLTESDLRRQWMAAGQMEMNAGTSFELVWRNDELTDPPGQRPAGFPEEHRMEGRITELDAPRKLAITWGNTGGVSFLLEPKGNDVLLTVIHRRLPERAIQLNVTAGWHMHLDMLAARLAGRTPTSFWDGWSRLREEYDRRLPA; encoded by the coding sequence ATGAACCAGATGAAAAACATCGAAGCCTATGGCGAGCTGACCGAGCCCGCCACGTTCACCATCCAGCGCCTTTTGCCCGGCCCCATCGAGCGGGTCTGGGCTTATCTCACCGAGAGTGACTTGCGCCGGCAGTGGATGGCTGCCGGCCAGATGGAAATGAACGCCGGCACCTCGTTCGAGTTGGTCTGGCGTAACGACGAGCTGACCGACCCGCCCGGCCAGCGCCCCGCGGGCTTTCCCGAAGAGCATCGGATGGAGGGCCGGATCACCGAGCTTGATGCGCCGCGCAAGCTCGCCATCACCTGGGGAAACACCGGCGGGGTTTCCTTCTTGCTGGAGCCGAAGGGCAATGATGTGCTGCTCACCGTCATCCATCGCCGGCTGCCGGAACGCGCAATCCAGCTCAACGTCACCGCCGGCTGGCACATGCACCTCGACATGCTGGCCGCCCGCCTCGCGGGCAGGACGCCGACCTCGTTCTGGGATGGCTGGAGCCGCCTGCGGGAAGAATACGACCGCCGCCTGCCGGCCTGA
- a CDS encoding dihydrofolate reductase family protein produces the protein MRKLIAGMKVSVDGKMEGPEGYADWVDAWSEEYGLTPQIDACLLGSVMYAGYERYWSAIQNEPDKPLPMTGKLPTPAELEWARFAEQTPHYVLSNTMTSALWPKTRFVRSLDDIAGLKQQPGKDIYLMGGARMTASLIDAGLVDELRLILYPLLVGEGKALFGATQNRCGLELRKVQQLTDGRVSLVYGIG, from the coding sequence ATGCGCAAATTGATCGCCGGAATGAAGGTTTCCGTCGACGGCAAGATGGAGGGACCCGAGGGTTACGCCGATTGGGTCGACGCGTGGTCGGAGGAGTATGGGCTGACGCCGCAGATCGATGCCTGCCTGCTCGGGAGCGTCATGTACGCCGGCTACGAGCGCTACTGGAGCGCGATCCAGAATGAGCCGGACAAGCCGCTGCCGATGACCGGCAAGTTGCCGACGCCGGCCGAGCTCGAATGGGCCCGCTTTGCCGAACAGACCCCGCACTATGTGCTGTCGAACACGATGACTTCGGCGCTTTGGCCAAAGACGCGCTTCGTGCGGAGCCTCGACGACATCGCTGGCCTCAAGCAGCAGCCCGGCAAGGATATCTATCTCATGGGCGGTGCGCGAATGACCGCGAGCCTCATCGATGCCGGGCTGGTGGATGAACTGCGGCTGATCCTCTATCCGCTGCTCGTCGGCGAAGGGAAGGCGCTATTTGGAGCAACGCAAAATCGCTGCGGGCTCGAACTGCGGAAGGTTCAGCAACTCACGGATGGGCGCGTGAGCCTGGTCTATGGGATTGGCTAA
- a CDS encoding glucose 1-dehydrogenase, with translation MSELFSLNGRVALVTGASRGLGFAMAKALAENGATVIVNARDPAALAAAAERIGAEALPFDVTDAAISRASLEGIVERHGRLDILVNNAGIQHRSQLIEWQDEDFDHVIAVNLSACFRMMRDAVRLMLPNKFGRIINTGSVAAILGRPTIHAYVAAKAGLHGLTRSTAAELGRHGITVNAIAPGYFATELNTALMSDEAFTKWVETRTPAGRWAQPEELGGAVVFLASDAAAYVNGHVLAVDGGLSVSL, from the coding sequence ATGTCGGAATTGTTCTCGCTCAACGGCCGTGTCGCGCTGGTCACCGGTGCTTCGCGTGGTCTCGGCTTCGCCATGGCCAAGGCACTTGCGGAAAACGGCGCGACAGTGATCGTCAATGCCCGCGATCCGGCCGCCCTCGCCGCGGCGGCCGAAAGGATCGGGGCCGAAGCCCTGCCGTTCGATGTCACCGACGCGGCGATCTCAAGGGCGTCGCTCGAAGGAATCGTCGAACGCCACGGCCGCCTCGATATTCTGGTCAACAACGCCGGCATCCAGCATCGAAGTCAGTTGATCGAATGGCAGGACGAGGATTTCGACCATGTGATTGCCGTCAATCTTTCGGCTTGCTTCCGCATGATGCGCGACGCGGTGCGCCTGATGCTGCCAAACAAGTTCGGGCGCATAATAAACACCGGATCGGTTGCAGCGATACTTGGCCGTCCCACCATTCACGCCTATGTGGCGGCAAAGGCGGGCCTGCACGGGCTGACACGCTCCACTGCCGCTGAGCTGGGCCGTCACGGCATCACCGTCAACGCGATCGCCCCCGGCTATTTCGCCACCGAGCTCAATACCGCACTTATGAGCGACGAGGCCTTCACCAAATGGGTCGAGACACGAACCCCGGCGGGCCGCTGGGCCCAGCCTGAGGAGCTCGGCGGAGCCGTGGTGTTTCTCGCCTCCGACGCTGCCGCCTACGTCAACGGACATGTACTGGCCGTTGACGGTGGGCTATCGGTCTCCCTCTGA
- a CDS encoding FAD-binding oxidoreductase, whose protein sequence is MIGPMSTAHPSLQREASGAIVELPAQLAGDALIDGRSPLAERYLIDWGRDRRGSARFIVRPGSVEDVQAFVRWCSQSGVAIVVQGGNTGLAGGAIPDNSEFAVLSLERLNRIRCVDPLDFTLQADAGAVLQDVKDAAEASDMTFPLALGAQGSCTIGGNVATNAGGINVLRYGMTRDLVLGLETVLPDGTLWNGMNGLRKDNRGYSLKQLMIGSEGTLGVVTGVEVRLSPRPTQVETAYVGLGSFRQACELFRMARHLCSDLLSAFEVIGEECLPLAHLIDPNLRSPLTQACPVHAIVELACGPGIDAGGLLETMLARALETDLIRDGVVAQSRSQAATFWAIREGLVEGQARRGFHVRTDLSVRLSEVPKLIEQARACIVREWPGWTSLAYGHAGDGNIHFNVLPPIDCEPGEARAVGQAVLTRLYELVGALGGSFSAEHGVGRSRSHVFWAGLSQRERQLHTAIKAAFDPTGLFNPGCLMPDRGDL, encoded by the coding sequence ATGATCGGACCCATGTCTACGGCTCATCCGTCTCTTCAACGCGAAGCTTCCGGCGCAATTGTTGAGCTGCCCGCGCAGTTGGCGGGTGATGCGCTGATAGACGGACGGTCGCCACTGGCAGAGCGCTACCTCATCGATTGGGGCCGCGACAGGCGCGGAAGTGCCCGCTTCATCGTGCGTCCAGGATCCGTGGAAGACGTCCAGGCGTTTGTGAGATGGTGCTCGCAGAGCGGTGTCGCGATCGTCGTGCAAGGCGGCAATACCGGACTTGCCGGCGGCGCGATTCCAGACAATTCGGAGTTCGCCGTGCTGTCGCTTGAGCGTCTCAACCGGATACGCTGCGTCGATCCGCTCGACTTCACGCTGCAAGCGGATGCCGGTGCCGTGCTGCAGGACGTCAAGGACGCCGCTGAAGCATCCGACATGACCTTCCCTCTCGCGCTTGGTGCGCAGGGATCGTGCACGATCGGCGGCAATGTCGCGACCAATGCGGGTGGCATCAATGTGCTGCGGTACGGCATGACGCGTGATCTGGTGCTCGGGCTTGAGACGGTTCTGCCGGACGGCACACTGTGGAACGGCATGAATGGGCTGCGCAAGGACAATCGCGGCTACAGCCTTAAGCAATTGATGATCGGCTCGGAGGGGACGCTCGGGGTCGTCACGGGCGTAGAGGTAAGGCTCTCGCCCCGGCCGACGCAGGTCGAGACCGCCTATGTCGGACTGGGCAGCTTCCGCCAGGCATGCGAACTTTTCCGGATGGCGAGGCATCTCTGCTCCGACCTTCTCAGCGCGTTTGAGGTTATCGGCGAGGAGTGCCTGCCGCTTGCCCATCTCATCGATCCGAACCTGCGCTCGCCGTTGACGCAAGCGTGTCCGGTTCATGCGATCGTCGAACTCGCCTGTGGGCCAGGGATAGATGCCGGCGGACTTCTTGAAACGATGCTGGCGCGCGCCCTTGAGACCGACCTGATCAGGGACGGCGTCGTCGCGCAAAGCCGCTCGCAGGCCGCCACATTCTGGGCCATCCGGGAGGGCCTGGTTGAGGGTCAGGCGCGGCGTGGCTTTCATGTCCGCACCGACCTCTCGGTTCGCCTCAGCGAAGTGCCGAAGCTGATTGAGCAAGCACGCGCGTGTATCGTGCGCGAGTGGCCAGGCTGGACATCGCTGGCCTATGGCCACGCGGGCGATGGGAACATCCATTTCAACGTGCTGCCTCCCATCGATTGCGAGCCCGGCGAAGCGAGGGCCGTGGGCCAGGCGGTTTTGACCCGACTTTATGAACTGGTCGGAGCGCTCGGCGGCTCGTTCAGCGCAGAGCATGGCGTGGGTCGCAGCCGCAGCCATGTGTTCTGGGCCGGTCTGTCGCAGCGCGAGCGGCAGCTACATACCGCGATCAAGGCAGCCTTCGATCCGACAGGCCTGTTCAATCCCGGATGTCTCATGCCTGATCGGGGCGATTTGTAG
- a CDS encoding FadR/GntR family transcriptional regulator produces MKQRSSIIGSVEALPHRVASHLSREIEGGDIIPGARLPTESQLADKFGVSRNVVREAIAQLRADGMVEARQGVGAFVMAPEQRTAIRIDREALKDQRNMEQLFELRSILETESATLAATRCASDDLDAIKAALDRMGGEERWEDGSIEADLLFHRAIARATGNGYIYTFISFVCEQIRQSIHYARLTNPLHDLVEVNVAEHVRIYDALAAHDPQAAGEAMRRHIDGAASRVGVELTAKINRGK; encoded by the coding sequence ATGAAGCAGCGTTCGTCCATCATAGGCAGCGTGGAGGCGCTTCCGCATCGCGTCGCCTCGCATCTGAGCCGCGAGATCGAGGGCGGCGATATCATCCCGGGAGCCCGGCTTCCGACCGAAAGCCAGCTCGCCGACAAATTCGGCGTCAGCCGCAATGTTGTCAGGGAAGCGATCGCGCAGCTTCGCGCCGATGGCATGGTCGAGGCGCGTCAGGGCGTAGGCGCATTCGTCATGGCGCCGGAACAGCGAACAGCCATCCGGATCGACCGCGAAGCGCTGAAAGACCAGCGCAACATGGAGCAGCTCTTCGAGCTGCGCAGCATTCTGGAGACCGAATCCGCCACGCTGGCCGCGACACGCTGCGCATCCGATGATCTTGACGCAATCAAGGCTGCGCTGGACCGCATGGGTGGCGAGGAGCGCTGGGAGGATGGCAGCATCGAGGCCGATCTGCTTTTCCATCGGGCGATCGCCCGGGCGACGGGCAACGGCTATATCTACACCTTCATTTCCTTCGTCTGCGAGCAGATCCGCCAGTCGATCCACTATGCCCGCCTCACCAACCCGCTCCACGACCTGGTCGAGGTCAACGTCGCCGAGCATGTGCGGATCTACGACGCGCTCGCCGCGCATGATCCGCAGGCTGCCGGCGAGGCGATGCGCCGGCACATCGATGGCGCGGCATCGCGCGTAGGCGTCGAACTCACCGCGAAGATCAATCGAGGCAAATGA
- a CDS encoding VOC family protein — protein sequence MSLGQTKAITDICLLVEDIDRTIDFYTQKLGYRIRRRAEGFVDFHSERVTLAAWELDHINRHCGVSNVRSPKQAYKACVAMELESAGEVDRLYAELSDKGVPFVGPPGDYVWNARCAYFHDPDGTLWELYAWTGAGPGDYHDTQG from the coding sequence ATGTCGCTCGGGCAGACCAAGGCAATCACCGATATCTGCCTCCTTGTGGAGGATATCGACCGCACCATCGACTTCTACACGCAGAAGCTCGGCTACCGGATCAGACGCCGCGCCGAAGGCTTTGTCGATTTTCATTCCGAGCGCGTGACGCTCGCCGCATGGGAACTGGATCACATCAATCGCCACTGCGGCGTCTCGAATGTCCGCTCACCGAAGCAGGCGTACAAGGCATGTGTCGCCATGGAACTCGAAAGCGCCGGCGAGGTCGACCGGCTCTACGCTGAACTGTCGGACAAGGGAGTGCCGTTCGTCGGGCCTCCCGGCGACTATGTCTGGAACGCGCGCTGCGCCTACTTCCACGACCCGGACGGGACGCTGTGGGAGCTCTACGCCTGGACCGGCGCGGGACCGGGCGACTATCACGACACGCAAGGATGA